Genomic DNA from Ilyobacter polytropus DSM 2926:
AAGTTAAACTTCTTGATGAAGAATGTAAACAGCATATAATAAACTACAAAGTATACTGCCCCTACTACGATAACTAAATACCAAGGTGTTTTATTTGGAAGAACTCCGAAGGAGATAAAGTCGATTAACCCTCCTGAGAATGTCATTCCTATTCTTACATTTAACATGTTCATTAGCATAAATGAAGTAGCTGCTAACACACAATGCACTCCGTACAATACCGGTGCAACAAATAAAAATAAGAACTCAATAGGTTCTGTGATTCCTGTAAGGAAAGATGTAAGTGCTGCAGATAGCAGTATTCCTCCTGCTATTTTTTTCTTAGATGGCTTTGCCTGTTTGTACATTGCAAGAGCCGCTCCAGGAAGTCCAAACATCATAAATGCAAACTTTCCTGTCATATATGCTCCTGTGCTTCCAAAACTAGCCACATTGTCTTGAAGTTTCGCAAAGAATATAACCTGGTCTCCTCTGAATACCTGACCTAAAGAGTTTGTCCACTCTCCAAATTCAAACCAAAACGGAGAATAGAATATGTGATGAAGACCAAAGGGTATAAGTGCTCTTTCAATTAGTCCAAATACAAATGTTGAGAAGGCTGTTGGATTCTCTCCGATTACTGCAAGTGAGGCCAATCCAAGTTGAATTGGTTTCCACACATATGGAAATACCAGTCCCACAAAGAAAGATAAAAATGCGGTAGCTATAGGTACAAATCTTTTTCCAGAGAAAAACCCTAGGTAAGCTGGAAGTTCTATTTTATTAAATCTTTTATAGATCATGGCTCCGATTACCCCTGCAAGGATACCACCAAAGACTCCAGTCTGAAGTGTCGGTATCCCCATAACCTGTGCAAACGCCTTATTTCCTAGCTCTATCTCTGCTGCCGCACCTGTGGTTACACCCATAACTGTATTCATAATTAGTAGTGATACTATAGCTGCAAGCCCTGCTACACCATCTCCACCTGCTAGTCCGATAGCAGACCCTACTGCAAAGAGTAATGGTAAATTAGCAAATATTACTCCACCTGCAGCTGCCATCAAGGTAGAATTTAATACATTCGGTTGTCCAAAAGCAAGTAATAATCCTGCTGCAGGCAGTATGGCAACCGGTGTCATCAAAGCTTTACCTATCTTTTGTAGTTGTGCAAATCCTTTCATCTTTACCTCCTATTTATTTTTCAACTTAACTTTCATTAACAAATCCCCGACTTTTACATCTCCAGAAGCCACAATTTTTAAGTCTTCTACTTCATCCATTGAATTTATTACTACAGGTGTTATCACAGACTTAGCATTTTCTTTTATAAATTCTAAGTCATATTTTACAAGCTCATCTCCCGGTTGAACCTTGGCTCCCGTTTTCCCTACTCTTTGAAAACCTTCTCCACCTAGTTTCACAGTGTCTATCCCAAAATGCACTATGAGCTCTAAGCCTTTTTCTGTTTCAAAACTAACAGCATGATTTGTGTCAAATATATCAACTTCTCCTGCGACTGGTGAGTAAACCGATCCTTCACTAGGATCTATGGCACATCCGTCACCTATCATCTTTTGTGCAAAGGCCTCATCAGGAACCATTGAAATGTCCAAAACCTTACCGTTTAGTGGAGAATAGATCTCTATCCATTCTTCCTCTTTTTTCTTTTTAAAAAAATCAAATAAACCCATATTGACTCTCCTTTCTTCGTTTTTAAATTTATTTTCAAAAATATTATCTACAACTTATGTTCTATACAATATTAAGTATTCATTCAAATAAAATAAAAATATTTTTCTAAAAATTTGATCTAGTTTTTTGAGCCATTTTTTTGTTCCTGTTTTGAAGTTTGTTTTATATTTGCTTTATATGTTTCATTTTGATCTTTATTATCCTTATTTCGTTATACTAACATAATATCCCCCAAAAGATTTTTTGTCAATATTTTTTTCAAAAAAAATGAGCCTTTTTTCAAAATTTTGATTTATTAAAAATAATAATACTATATTCGTATATTTGACTTTTTTTAATAAAAATAGTAGTATCATAGTAAGTTTTATAAAGGAAAGGGGTATAGTTTTGGGAACTAAAAAGGGACTTTCTAAAGAAAGATATAAGATCATAGAGCCTTTTTTTAAAAAAAGAAAAAAAGCTCAAAGATATTGAAAATGAAAAAAATATATCCTATGCCACGTTGAAAAGATGGGTAAAAGCATACAAAGAGAACGGTATAGAAGGGCTCATAAAAAAAGAAAGAAAAGATAAGAATCAGTATAGAAGCCTTGATGAAAAAACCTATGAGTTTATTAAAGAATCTTATGAAAAAAATCCAGATATTAAAATAAGCAGCCTTTATGAGAA
This window encodes:
- the ptsG gene encoding glucose-specific PTS transporter subunit IIBC, whose amino-acid sequence is MKGFAQLQKIGKALMTPVAILPAAGLLLAFGQPNVLNSTLMAAAGGVIFANLPLLFAVGSAIGLAGGDGVAGLAAIVSLLIMNTVMGVTTGAAAEIELGNKAFAQVMGIPTLQTGVFGGILAGVIGAMIYKRFNKIELPAYLGFFSGKRFVPIATAFLSFFVGLVFPYVWKPIQLGLASLAVIGENPTAFSTFVFGLIERALIPFGLHHIFYSPFWFEFGEWTNSLGQVFRGDQVIFFAKLQDNVASFGSTGAYMTGKFAFMMFGLPGAALAMYKQAKPSKKKIAGGILLSAALTSFLTGITEPIEFLFLFVAPVLYGVHCVLAATSFMLMNMLNVRIGMTFSGGLIDFISFGVLPNKTPWYLVIVVGAVYFVVYYMLFTFFIKKFNLKTPGREEEEEAASEIKLSENEVAVLVISALGGKENIVSTDACITRLRVEVKDTATVNEEELKKLGAAGVLKVGKNGVQAIFGAKAQFIANDIKKMVE
- a CDS encoding PTS sugar transporter subunit IIA, which gives rise to MGLFDFFKKKKEEEWIEIYSPLNGKVLDISMVPDEAFAQKMIGDGCAIDPSEGSVYSPVAGEVDIFDTNHAVSFETEKGLELIVHFGIDTVKLGGEGFQRVGKTGAKVQPGDELVKYDLEFIKENAKSVITPVVINSMDEVEDLKIVASGDVKVGDLLMKVKLKNK